A DNA window from Halopelagius inordinatus contains the following coding sequences:
- a CDS encoding tripartite tricarboxylate transporter substrate binding protein, whose protein sequence is MTRKETSTRTDRRSFLKATGGVAAAAGLAGCTGALQSSSSYPSEQVEMIVPWSAGGGTDRTGRKLANLAGEHMDTEFFVSNQTGGSGSVGFNAIANADPDGYTVGVTTVEICTISHLGIAEVNPEDLTSVMQYNFDPASLTVPEDAPYDTVEEFVQYAKDNPGEISISNSGIGAIWHLSAAGFAQQAGIDVKHVGYDGGAPATKAVLNGEVQATTASAAEVAGQVQDGPLKTLGVFGDERVSIFPDVPTLKEAGYDFTMGAWRGLTVPNDTPDERISQLHDAYKSVYDSDDFKSFMDENGFGTVYRDTEEFSSFMDSEYDRFADIIESLDLN, encoded by the coding sequence ATGACAAGGAAAGAGACCTCCACTCGCACCGATCGACGTAGTTTCCTGAAGGCGACCGGCGGCGTCGCCGCGGCGGCGGGACTCGCGGGCTGTACCGGCGCTCTCCAGAGCTCGTCGTCGTACCCGAGCGAGCAGGTTGAGATGATCGTTCCGTGGTCCGCGGGCGGCGGTACGGACCGGACGGGACGGAAACTCGCGAATCTCGCCGGAGAACACATGGACACCGAGTTCTTCGTCTCGAACCAGACCGGCGGGAGCGGAAGCGTCGGGTTCAACGCCATCGCGAACGCCGACCCCGACGGCTACACGGTGGGCGTGACGACGGTCGAAATCTGTACGATCTCCCATCTCGGCATCGCGGAGGTCAACCCCGAAGACCTGACCTCCGTGATGCAGTACAACTTCGACCCGGCGTCGCTCACCGTGCCGGAGGACGCGCCGTACGACACTGTCGAGGAGTTCGTCCAGTACGCGAAGGACAACCCCGGCGAGATAAGCATCTCTAACTCGGGCATCGGCGCTATCTGGCATCTCTCCGCCGCCGGGTTCGCACAGCAGGCCGGTATCGACGTCAAACACGTCGGATACGACGGCGGTGCACCGGCGACGAAAGCCGTCCTCAACGGGGAGGTACAGGCCACGACGGCGAGTGCGGCCGAAGTCGCCGGGCAGGTGCAGGACGGACCGCTCAAGACGCTCGGCGTCTTCGGTGACGAACGCGTGAGCATCTTCCCCGACGTCCCGACGCTCAAAGAGGCGGGGTACGACTTCACGATGGGTGCGTGGCGCGGCCTGACGGTCCCGAACGACACGCCGGACGAACGCATCTCGCAGCTTCACGACGCCTACAAGTCGGTGTACGACTCCGACGACTTCAAGAGCTTCATGGACGAGAACGGCTTCGGAACCGTCTACCGCGACACCGAGGAGTTCTCCTCGTTCATGGACTCCGAGTACGACCGCTTCGCCGACATCATAGAGAGTCTGGACCTGAACTGA
- a CDS encoding PadR family transcriptional regulator, translating to MSNQLFDLTGFQRDTLTVIAGLDEPSGQQVKEELEKQHDEVNHGRLYPNLDALVEEGYVDKGEIDRRTNYYALSERGHEALQNRREWENSTVPPLDE from the coding sequence ATGTCGAACCAACTATTCGACCTGACCGGATTCCAACGCGACACGCTGACGGTAATCGCGGGGCTGGACGAACCGTCGGGTCAGCAAGTGAAAGAAGAATTAGAGAAACAACACGACGAGGTCAACCACGGTCGATTGTACCCGAATCTCGACGCTCTCGTCGAGGAAGGATACGTGGACAAGGGCGAAATAGACCGACGGACGAACTACTACGCGCTGTCCGAACGAGGCCACGAAGCGCTTCAGAACCGGCGCGAGTGGGAGAACTCGACCGTTCCCCCCCTCGACGAGTAG
- a CDS encoding 2-hydroxyacid dehydrogenase, giving the protein MTIDNVLLCGDPQQPSEYMYESASFLESEGVSFSQIDWKADVSAERFREVTMEMESRGPAAYDTSIIEENLDGVDALVVHKAPVSKSVVEAGEDLQVVGAARGGVENVDIEAARANDVTVLHAPGRNRNAVSDYAVSLLLAKVREIPRHTKALHEGEWSQEFDPSRLPRDIEALTVGIVGFGNIGQQVARRLDGFGPDLLAYDPYQDDETFAERGVEGVELPELLERADAVTLHARLTDETANLLGTEEFAQMRDSAILVNSARGGLVDEDALVDALRDGEIAGAALDVFETEPLPEDHPFLDMENVVLSPHTAGSTRDAVTNGPRIVAEGLADILADEEPTHRVD; this is encoded by the coding sequence ATGACGATAGATAACGTGCTTCTCTGCGGCGACCCGCAGCAACCGAGCGAGTACATGTACGAGAGCGCGTCCTTCCTCGAATCGGAGGGCGTCTCCTTCTCGCAGATAGACTGGAAAGCGGACGTCTCCGCGGAGCGATTCCGGGAAGTGACGATGGAGATGGAGTCGCGCGGCCCGGCGGCCTACGACACATCCATCATCGAGGAGAACCTCGACGGCGTGGACGCACTCGTCGTCCACAAAGCGCCCGTCTCGAAATCGGTCGTCGAGGCTGGCGAGGACCTGCAGGTGGTCGGTGCCGCGCGCGGCGGCGTCGAGAACGTCGATATCGAGGCGGCGAGAGCAAACGACGTGACCGTCCTCCACGCGCCCGGCCGGAACCGGAACGCAGTCTCCGACTACGCGGTGAGTCTCCTCCTCGCGAAAGTCCGCGAGATTCCGCGGCACACGAAGGCGCTTCACGAGGGCGAGTGGAGCCAAGAGTTCGACCCGTCGCGACTGCCGCGGGACATCGAAGCGTTGACCGTCGGCATCGTCGGGTTCGGGAACATCGGCCAACAGGTCGCGAGGCGACTCGACGGGTTCGGCCCCGACCTGTTGGCGTACGACCCGTACCAAGACGACGAGACGTTCGCCGAACGGGGCGTCGAGGGTGTCGAACTCCCCGAACTCCTCGAACGGGCCGACGCCGTGACGCTTCACGCCCGACTCACCGACGAGACGGCGAACCTCCTCGGTACAGAGGAGTTCGCGCAGATGCGGGACTCCGCGATACTCGTCAACTCGGCGCGCGGCGGACTCGTGGACGAAGACGCGTTGGTGGACGCTCTGCGCGACGGCGAGATAGCGGGCGCCGCCCTCGACGTGTTCGAGACCGAACCGCTTCCGGAGGACCACCCGTTCCTCGACATGGAGAACGTCGTCCTCTCGCCGCACACCGCCGGATCGACGCGCGACGCCGTAACGAACGGTCCCCGAATCGTCGCGGAGGGGTTGGCGGACATTCTCGCCGACGAGGAACCGACGCACCGAGTCGACTGA
- a CDS encoding tripartite tricarboxylate transporter permease → MSAVANLLEGIALVAQPLALLLIVVGVLIGVTMGSIPGMTATMTVAVLVSFTFGMQPVEGMMLLLGIYGGALYAGSIPAILIRTPGTPSAAATVFDGFPLAQNGDAGRAIGVATIASFVGGAISVAMLMLLSPQIANVALEFGSSEYFALAFFGLTIIASVSGDSLVKGLISGLLGMLLATVGLDPMLGYPRFSFDITALTSGIQFIAVMIGLFGVAEALHRYREGLSGRDVEQRISGIMPNLEDIREIQNVSLASSVVGTFIGAIPGAGGDIASFVTYNEAKRWLSEAVPPFGEGNVNGVAAAESGNNASTGGALIPTLTLGIPGDSVTAILIGALMVHGIRPGPGLFESEAPLVYAIFVGFFLVYVVILVVGLLAAPAWARVINLPPKYIWPLIVVLSVVGAFALRGNVFDVWVMLGAGVLGYLMRADDYPLAPMVLGLILGPIAESNLRRALTISDGSLAVFYQNPLTMVILALAVLSLLSPLLRDRFGRWTEAR, encoded by the coding sequence GTGAGCGCCGTCGCCAACCTCCTCGAAGGAATCGCGCTCGTGGCGCAACCGCTGGCGCTGCTTCTCATCGTCGTCGGCGTCCTCATCGGCGTGACGATGGGGTCGATTCCGGGGATGACGGCGACGATGACCGTCGCAGTCCTCGTCTCTTTCACCTTCGGGATGCAGCCCGTGGAGGGGATGATGCTCCTTCTCGGTATCTACGGCGGGGCGCTCTACGCGGGGTCGATTCCGGCCATCCTCATCCGAACGCCCGGCACCCCGAGCGCCGCCGCCACGGTGTTCGACGGGTTCCCACTCGCTCAGAACGGCGACGCGGGGCGGGCCATCGGCGTCGCGACCATCGCCTCGTTCGTCGGGGGCGCTATCAGCGTCGCCATGCTGATGCTCCTGTCGCCGCAGATTGCCAACGTCGCGTTGGAGTTCGGGTCCAGCGAGTACTTCGCACTCGCGTTTTTCGGCCTCACCATCATCGCGAGCGTGAGCGGCGACTCGCTCGTGAAAGGGCTCATCTCCGGACTTCTCGGAATGCTGTTGGCGACGGTCGGACTCGACCCGATGCTCGGCTACCCGCGGTTCTCGTTCGACATCACCGCCCTCACGTCCGGCATCCAGTTCATCGCGGTGATGATCGGTCTCTTCGGCGTCGCGGAGGCGCTTCACCGGTACCGAGAGGGCCTCTCCGGCCGCGACGTGGAGCAGCGGATCTCGGGCATCATGCCGAATCTCGAAGATATCAGAGAGATTCAGAACGTCTCGCTCGCGTCGAGCGTCGTCGGCACGTTCATCGGCGCGATTCCCGGCGCGGGCGGCGACATCGCCTCGTTCGTGACGTACAACGAGGCCAAACGGTGGCTGAGCGAGGCGGTTCCACCCTTCGGCGAGGGGAACGTCAACGGCGTCGCCGCCGCCGAGTCGGGGAACAACGCCAGCACGGGCGGCGCTCTCATCCCGACGCTGACTCTCGGCATCCCCGGCGACTCCGTGACGGCCATCCTCATCGGTGCGCTGATGGTCCACGGCATCCGCCCCGGCCCCGGACTCTTCGAGAGCGAAGCGCCCCTCGTGTACGCCATCTTCGTCGGGTTCTTCCTCGTCTACGTCGTCATCCTCGTGGTCGGACTCCTCGCCGCCCCGGCGTGGGCGCGCGTCATCAACCTCCCGCCGAAGTACATCTGGCCTCTCATCGTCGTCCTCTCCGTGGTGGGCGCGTTCGCCCTCCGCGGGAACGTCTTCGACGTCTGGGTCATGCTCGGGGCGGGCGTCCTCGGCTACTTGATGCGCGCCGACGACTACCCCCTCGCCCCGATGGTTCTGGGGTTGATTCTCGGCCCCATCGCCGAGTCGAACCTCCGGCGGGCGCTGACCATCTCAGACGGCTCTCTCGCCGTCTTCTATCAGAACCCGCTGACGATGGTCATCCTCGCACTCGCCGTTCTGTCGCTTCTCTCGCCTCTCCTCCGGGACCGGTTCGGCCGGTGGACGGAGGCGCGGTGA
- a CDS encoding FGGY-family carbohydrate kinase, translated as MTDERLLLGVDAGLTNVKAAVFDAEGRERAVAVRPTPNERPEPNRVERDLSAFFRVTCETIREAVGSPDVDADRIAGVGIAGHGHGLYALDEAGDPIRDGITSLDSRASDVVASWREDGRLEEVRDEIGYEPFVADPLSLLGWMKREEPDAYDDIDRILSCKDYLKYRLTDVVCTDEMEASVFYDVSRETYSETAFEILGLEDRFDALPDVVPSWETCGEVTAEASEKTGLPVGTPVASGLHDVGAVALGAGAFRTGQATLIVGTWGQSIYVTDDPDPGSEGLSRRFLRDSWLRYRGTRSAAAAVDWFTDEYCGDWRDAADSEAAFYDRLNDSVADVPIGSNGLLFLPYLRGSTDDPDARGGFVGLTAEHGRPEMLRSIYEGVALSSIDRLRELTAGKRLTDVRLGGGGAKSRVWSQMFADVLGEQVVVPSGEETGARGVAICAGIAAGLYEDHETAVERTVGVARRHDPTEARTEAYRSVRDAFRTTVSGTEATWEKLKAIEQENQTDDDR; from the coding sequence ATGACCGACGAACGACTCCTCCTCGGCGTCGACGCGGGCCTGACTAACGTCAAGGCCGCCGTCTTCGACGCCGAGGGTCGAGAACGGGCGGTCGCCGTCCGACCGACGCCGAACGAACGGCCCGAACCGAACCGAGTGGAACGGGACCTCTCTGCGTTCTTTCGGGTGACCTGCGAGACGATTCGAGAGGCCGTCGGTTCGCCCGACGTGGATGCGGACCGAATCGCGGGCGTCGGCATAGCCGGACACGGCCACGGTCTCTACGCCCTCGACGAGGCGGGCGACCCGATACGAGACGGAATCACCTCGTTGGATAGCCGCGCGTCCGACGTCGTGGCGTCGTGGCGAGAGGACGGCCGCTTAGAGGAGGTGCGCGACGAAATCGGCTACGAACCGTTCGTCGCGGACCCGTTGAGTCTCCTCGGGTGGATGAAGCGCGAGGAACCGGACGCTTACGACGACATCGACCGAATTCTGTCCTGTAAGGACTACCTCAAATACCGCCTGACCGACGTCGTCTGTACCGACGAGATGGAAGCCAGCGTCTTCTACGACGTGTCGCGGGAGACGTACTCCGAGACGGCGTTCGAGATTCTCGGCCTCGAAGACCGCTTCGACGCCCTGCCCGACGTCGTCCCGAGTTGGGAGACGTGCGGCGAAGTGACCGCCGAGGCGTCCGAGAAGACGGGGCTTCCGGTCGGAACGCCTGTGGCGTCCGGCCTCCACGACGTCGGGGCCGTCGCACTCGGCGCGGGCGCGTTCCGGACGGGACAGGCGACGCTCATCGTCGGGACGTGGGGTCAGAGCATCTACGTGACCGACGACCCGGACCCGGGTTCCGAGGGGTTGAGCCGTCGGTTCCTGCGCGACTCGTGGCTTCGATATCGGGGGACGCGGTCCGCCGCCGCGGCGGTCGATTGGTTCACAGACGAGTACTGCGGAGACTGGCGCGACGCCGCGGACTCCGAGGCGGCGTTCTACGACCGACTGAACGACTCGGTCGCGGACGTGCCCATCGGGTCGAACGGACTACTCTTTCTCCCGTACCTCCGCGGGTCGACCGACGACCCGGACGCGCGGGGCGGGTTCGTGGGCCTCACCGCCGAACACGGCCGACCCGAGATGCTCCGGTCGATATACGAGGGCGTCGCCCTCTCGTCTATCGACCGCCTGCGGGAACTGACCGCGGGAAAGCGACTGACCGACGTCCGACTCGGCGGGGGCGGCGCGAAGAGTCGCGTCTGGTCGCAGATGTTCGCCGACGTCCTCGGCGAACAGGTCGTCGTTCCGTCGGGCGAAGAGACCGGTGCTCGGGGTGTCGCCATCTGCGCCGGAATCGCCGCCGGACTCTACGAGGACCACGAGACTGCGGTCGAACGGACGGTCGGCGTGGCGCGGCGACACGACCCGACGGAGGCGAGAACCGAGGCGTACCGGTCGGTCCGCGACGCCTTCCGGACGACGGTTTCGGGAACCGAGGCGACGTGGGAAAAGTTGAAAGCGATAGAACAGGAGAATCAGACAGATGACGATAGATAA
- the fba gene encoding class II fructose-bisphosphate aldolase — MPYASGAELSDVYGRARENGYGFVASNVTETNILAGLVDGAERAESDLVVQVKRDTASFVGNGDPETGLEILGTHAQKLGDDADVGVFLNVDHVPADDGEFLSACVESDVPSSLMIDASHEPFEENVERTREVVEMVEEAGTDALVEAELGTIKGVESGVETTEAYYTDPEEAVEFVDRTGCDLLAISVGTEHGVSKGKNLELRPDIARDVGQALADHGLDTPLVVHGSSGLSDEQVRELLSTGVCKLNKNTRYQYEFARTACEFYRDHESAILPPEGVEDDRQGFFADSEWSPDKSQFTPHRVCTEIRERIADVMVEVSDLSQSAGESLYA, encoded by the coding sequence ATGCCATACGCCAGCGGTGCCGAACTGTCGGACGTCTACGGTCGGGCCAGAGAGAACGGGTACGGCTTCGTCGCGAGCAACGTCACCGAGACGAACATCCTCGCGGGGTTGGTCGACGGCGCGGAGCGTGCCGAATCCGACCTCGTCGTGCAGGTGAAACGAGACACGGCGTCGTTCGTCGGGAACGGCGACCCCGAGACGGGGTTGGAGATACTGGGGACGCACGCTCAAAAACTCGGCGACGACGCCGACGTCGGCGTCTTTCTCAACGTCGACCACGTTCCCGCCGACGACGGGGAGTTTCTGTCCGCCTGCGTCGAATCGGACGTCCCCTCCTCTCTGATGATAGACGCGTCGCACGAACCGTTCGAGGAGAACGTCGAGCGAACGCGAGAGGTCGTCGAGATGGTCGAAGAGGCGGGGACGGACGCACTCGTCGAAGCGGAACTCGGGACGATAAAGGGCGTCGAGAGCGGCGTCGAGACGACGGAGGCGTACTACACGGACCCCGAGGAAGCCGTCGAGTTCGTCGACCGAACCGGGTGTGACCTCCTCGCTATCTCCGTCGGGACGGAACACGGCGTCTCGAAGGGGAAGAACCTCGAACTCCGGCCGGACATCGCCCGAGACGTCGGACAGGCCCTCGCAGACCACGGCCTCGACACCCCTCTCGTCGTCCACGGGTCCTCGGGCCTCTCGGACGAACAGGTCCGAGAACTGCTCTCGACGGGCGTCTGCAAACTCAACAAGAACACCCGCTACCAGTACGAGTTCGCGCGGACCGCCTGCGAATTCTACCGCGACCACGAGTCGGCCATCCTCCCGCCGGAGGGCGTCGAAGACGACAGGCAGGGCTTTTTCGCCGACTCCGAGTGGTCGCCCGACAAATCCCAGTTCACCCCGCACCGCGTCTGCACGGAGATTCGAGAGCGAATCGCCGACGTGATGGTCGAAGTGTCGGACCTCTCGCAAAGCGCGGGCGAGAGCCTGTACGCCTGA
- a CDS encoding tripartite tricarboxylate transporter TctB family protein translates to MTLTLERSNELASVLLLGLCLAVFAVTADFPEGPNTGSPGAAFFPRLIVAGIGILAVVQLVQSLRADETRTHVIDAETTKRVATVTAFLVVYVALMPVLGFLVDTAVFLVLFGRYSGVDDAGKSVGIALVSTIVLYYAFVDFLNVPLPESAILPISRLLPSLTGTLVVVGP, encoded by the coding sequence ATGACACTCACACTCGAACGTTCGAACGAACTCGCCTCGGTCCTGTTGCTCGGTCTCTGTCTCGCCGTCTTCGCGGTGACCGCCGACTTCCCCGAGGGGCCGAACACGGGGTCGCCAGGGGCCGCGTTCTTCCCGAGACTCATCGTCGCAGGTATCGGCATCCTCGCCGTGGTACAGTTGGTACAGAGCCTCCGTGCCGACGAGACGCGAACGCACGTTATCGACGCCGAGACGACCAAGCGCGTCGCGACGGTGACGGCGTTCCTCGTCGTCTACGTCGCGCTCATGCCCGTGCTCGGGTTCCTCGTCGATACCGCCGTATTCCTCGTGCTGTTCGGTCGATACTCCGGCGTCGACGACGCGGGCAAGTCCGTCGGCATCGCTCTGGTGTCGACGATAGTGCTCTACTACGCGTTCGTCGACTTCCTCAACGTCCCGCTGCCGGAGAGCGCTATCTTACCGATATCGAGGCTGCTCCCGTCGCTGACGGGGACGCTGGTGGTGGTCGGCCCGTGA
- a CDS encoding amidase, with translation MLHDAPLADAVDDLRRGRLDPVAYVERLESRAEAVEPDIESLVPEERRWDRLGEAARNLEERFQSSAERPPLYGVPVGVKDVFHARGLPTRAGSKLPAETLTGQEGDAVGRLRRAGALVLGKTVTTEFAYFEPGPTRNPHDPEHTPGGSSSGSAAAVAAGLCPLALGTQTVGSVIRPAAFCGVVGFKPSYDRIPSDGVVSFSPSVDHVGFFTQDVEGATLAAAHLCDDWRSLPTPRGRPTVGVPEGPYLEQASDVGLDAFEEQVAQLRTAGYDVERVSVFENIAEINERHERLNAAEMAIGHEAWYGEYADRYAETTRELIEEGRDVAAAEIARGREGRRELRATLETRMGESGIDLWVAPAARGPAPRGIDSTGDPVMNLPWTHAGVPTAALPAAETDAGLPLGVQCSAPFGADEDLLAWSRQLADVLG, from the coding sequence ATGCTACACGATGCCCCGTTGGCCGACGCTGTCGACGACCTGCGTCGCGGACGCCTCGACCCGGTTGCTTACGTCGAACGACTCGAATCTCGCGCGGAGGCTGTCGAACCGGACATCGAGTCTCTGGTGCCGGAAGAGCGCAGGTGGGACCGCCTCGGAGAGGCGGCGAGAAATCTCGAAGAGCGATTCCAAAGTTCAGCGGAGAGACCGCCGCTGTACGGCGTTCCGGTCGGGGTGAAAGACGTCTTCCACGCCCGGGGGTTACCCACCCGGGCGGGGTCGAAACTCCCCGCGGAGACGCTGACCGGCCAGGAGGGCGACGCGGTCGGACGACTTCGGAGAGCCGGTGCGCTCGTACTCGGAAAGACGGTGACCACGGAGTTCGCGTACTTCGAACCGGGACCGACGCGAAACCCACACGACCCGGAGCACACGCCCGGCGGGTCCAGTAGCGGTTCGGCCGCGGCCGTCGCCGCGGGACTCTGTCCGTTAGCCCTCGGGACGCAGACGGTCGGGTCCGTGATTCGGCCCGCCGCGTTCTGCGGCGTCGTCGGGTTCAAACCGAGTTACGACCGAATCCCCTCCGACGGTGTCGTTTCCTTCTCCCCCTCCGTCGACCACGTCGGGTTCTTCACGCAGGACGTCGAGGGAGCGACTCTCGCGGCCGCCCACCTCTGTGACGACTGGCGGTCGCTCCCGACCCCGCGGGGACGTCCCACCGTCGGCGTGCCGGAGGGACCGTATCTCGAACAGGCCAGCGACGTCGGACTCGACGCGTTCGAAGAACAGGTAGCGCAGTTGCGAACGGCGGGGTACGACGTCGAACGAGTCTCGGTCTTCGAGAACATAGCGGAGATAAACGAACGGCACGAGCGACTGAACGCGGCGGAGATGGCCATCGGTCACGAAGCGTGGTACGGCGAATACGCCGATAGATACGCCGAGACGACTCGCGAACTAATAGAGGAGGGTCGAGACGTAGCCGCAGCCGAAATCGCGAGAGGACGAGAGGGACGCCGAGAACTCCGCGCGACGCTCGAAACACGGATGGGAGAGTCGGGAATCGACCTGTGGGTCGCCCCCGCCGCGAGGGGTCCCGCACCGCGCGGCATCGACTCCACCGGTGACCCCGTGATGAATCTGCCGTGGACCCACGCCGGAGTTCCGACCGCCGCGCTACCCGCCGCCGAAACCGATGCCGGACTTCCACTCGGAGTGCAGTGTAGCGCGCCGTTCGGCGCCGACGAGGACCTGTTAGCGTGGTCTCGGCAGTTGGCCGACGTGCTCGGATAA
- a CDS encoding BCCT family transporter codes for MSDAEKGVIGEFREEIDPLVFLFGALLTVGVILAFFLSPSTVENGISSLNSSMLGAFNWALLLIVFLIVLFLLFLIVGPWGSIKFGDESPEYSFFSFFSMLYSAGFAAGVVFWGPTEALFYYANPSPLFDGVQGSSAEAMTIAVQQTLFHWALPQLAVFTIMGIAIGYFAYNYENVPLRVSSALTPIIGAENLDGPVAKVVDILAVFATIGGVATSLGFIGSQFVTGLDYQWGISMGNIGILLVVTFMTLLFTTSMVLGVDKGIRRLSNFNMILFVVLMFSTFIVGPTMFLVLLGTQAFGGMITDFVSMSLFTGAGAMGGGNPEPTNWMNAWTVFYWAWALSWSPFAGLFIARISKGRTVREVAFTGIVATSAATIPWFTFVGGTAVWAQHNGIADFAAVISGEAGAEVSGFILFEALNLTLNVGGASMSLPVGTLLMYMFLILVTTFFVTSADSSTLAVSMMTTGGKARPSTINRIFWGVVLGMTAAILMILGGTGSANTLQQAAIITGTPFAFVCFLAMLSLIKDFGSNYGRVLLQDETVLYGPDRKTEPESPGRGGAVESDDD; via the coding sequence ATGAGTGACGCCGAGAAGGGGGTAATCGGCGAGTTCCGCGAGGAGATCGACCCGCTGGTGTTCCTGTTCGGCGCGCTGCTAACCGTCGGCGTAATACTCGCGTTCTTCCTCAGTCCGAGCACCGTCGAGAACGGAATCTCGTCGCTGAACAGTTCGATGTTGGGCGCGTTCAACTGGGCGCTTCTGTTGATCGTGTTTCTCATCGTGCTGTTCCTTCTGTTCCTCATCGTCGGACCGTGGGGATCGATCAAGTTCGGCGACGAGTCGCCGGAGTACAGTTTCTTCTCGTTCTTCTCGATGCTCTACTCGGCGGGCTTCGCCGCGGGCGTCGTGTTCTGGGGGCCGACCGAGGCGCTCTTCTACTACGCGAACCCGTCACCGTTGTTCGACGGGGTGCAGGGGAGTTCGGCCGAAGCGATGACCATCGCCGTCCAACAGACGCTTTTCCACTGGGCGTTACCGCAACTGGCCGTCTTCACCATCATGGGCATCGCCATCGGCTACTTCGCGTACAACTACGAGAACGTCCCGCTTCGGGTCTCGTCGGCGCTGACGCCGATCATCGGGGCTGAGAACTTAGACGGTCCCGTCGCGAAAGTCGTCGACATCCTCGCCGTCTTCGCGACCATCGGCGGGGTGGCGACCTCTCTGGGCTTCATCGGGAGCCAGTTCGTCACCGGGTTGGACTACCAGTGGGGAATCAGCATGGGGAACATCGGCATCCTCCTCGTGGTCACGTTCATGACGTTGCTTTTCACCACGTCGATGGTTCTCGGAGTCGACAAGGGGATTCGCCGACTCTCGAACTTCAACATGATTCTGTTCGTCGTGCTCATGTTTTCGACGTTCATCGTCGGACCGACGATGTTCCTCGTGTTGCTCGGTACGCAGGCGTTCGGTGGAATGATCACCGACTTCGTCTCGATGAGCCTCTTTACCGGGGCCGGAGCGATGGGCGGCGGAAACCCCGAGCCCACGAACTGGATGAACGCCTGGACCGTCTTCTACTGGGCGTGGGCGCTCTCGTGGTCGCCCTTCGCGGGCCTGTTCATCGCCCGCATCTCCAAGGGCCGCACCGTTCGCGAAGTCGCGTTTACGGGTATCGTCGCCACGTCGGCGGCGACCATCCCGTGGTTCACGTTCGTCGGCGGAACCGCCGTCTGGGCCCAACACAACGGCATCGCTGACTTCGCCGCGGTGATATCCGGCGAGGCCGGTGCCGAGGTGTCCGGCTTCATCCTCTTCGAGGCGCTGAACCTCACGCTGAACGTCGGCGGTGCCTCGATGTCGCTGCCGGTCGGCACTCTCCTGATGTACATGTTCTTGATCCTCGTGACGACGTTCTTCGTCACCTCGGCGGACTCCTCGACGCTGGCCGTCTCGATGATGACGACCGGCGGCAAAGCGCGTCCGTCGACCATCAACCGGATATTCTGGGGCGTCGTCCTCGGAATGACCGCCGCGATTCTGATGATCCTCGGGGGCACGGGAAGCGCGAACACGCTCCAGCAGGCGGCGATAATCACCGGCACGCCGTTCGCCTTCGTCTGCTTCCTCGCGATGCTCTCTTTGATCAAGGACTTCGGCTCGAACTACGGGCGCGTGCTCCTGCAGGACGAAACCGTCCTCTACGGTCCGGACCGGAAGACCGAACCCGAGTCGCCGGGCCGAGGCGGTGCGGTCGAATCCGACGACGACTGA